A DNA window from Pseudodesulfovibrio thermohalotolerans contains the following coding sequences:
- a CDS encoding transposase gives MRRKWDAKTKARIVLAGLMGECVNDLCRAHDLRPGQYYKWRGHFLENSYRVFEKPPMAPNDMELAAENEELKKLVGELTLELTSGKPAR, from the coding sequence ATGAGGCGAAAGTGGGATGCGAAGACCAAGGCCAGGATCGTGCTGGCGGGGTTGATGGGCGAATGCGTCAACGACCTCTGCAGGGCTCATGACCTGCGCCCGGGCCAATACTACAAGTGGCGGGGGCATTTTCTGGAGAACAGCTACCGGGTGTTCGAAAAGCCGCCCATGGCGCCGAACGACATGGAGCTGGCGGCCGAGAACGAGGAACTCAAGAAGTTGGTGGGCGAGTTGACGTTGGAATTGACCAGCGGAAAGCCCGCGCGTTGA
- a CDS encoding sigma-54-dependent transcriptional regulator — MTDILIVDGDAAFAEKLAESLLEHGFPSDSCDSLSKALGILHTGTFKAVLLGDDLPEGDAVNHLALIREVPSFPETIIVTHRRDPDIAERAIQSGAWNYITKPLNLQRLLVLLERVITYHTKVHSGFCPVSLRRQGIIGNSRAMLSCLDSVAQAATSDINVLLIGETGTGKELFARSIHKNSTRQNKPFVVVDCAAMPENLAESLLFGHERGAFTSADAPTVGLIKQADQGTLFLDEVGELPMSLQKVFLRVLEGRSFRLVGGTREITSDFRLVAATNRDLERMVENEEFRRDLYFRLRGMHIRLPALRDIAEDINEMTCKFIQRHCEKLNMSTKGFSPDFLDELMHYDWPGNVRELIHTLEQALSRAGNDAVLFPRHLPKAIRARIARRAMEPAAPDTKPTHHHEIAPPETFPDLRTYRDQQIAQSEERYLKNLMEITGGDIPASCDISGLSRARLYALLKLYGVPRK; from the coding sequence ATGACAGACATTCTCATCGTAGACGGCGATGCGGCCTTTGCCGAAAAGCTGGCCGAATCGCTCTTGGAGCACGGCTTTCCGTCGGACTCCTGTGATTCGCTGTCCAAGGCCCTGGGCATACTGCACACGGGCACGTTCAAGGCGGTCCTGCTCGGGGATGATCTGCCCGAAGGCGACGCCGTGAATCACCTAGCTCTCATCAGGGAGGTGCCTTCCTTTCCCGAAACCATCATCGTCACCCACAGGCGGGACCCGGATATCGCCGAACGCGCCATCCAGAGCGGAGCCTGGAACTACATCACCAAGCCCCTGAACCTGCAACGCCTTCTGGTCCTTCTGGAACGGGTCATAACCTACCACACGAAGGTCCACTCCGGCTTCTGCCCGGTGTCCCTCAGACGTCAGGGGATCATCGGCAACAGCCGGGCCATGCTCTCCTGTCTCGACTCGGTGGCCCAGGCCGCCACCAGTGACATAAACGTCCTGCTCATCGGCGAAACAGGCACGGGCAAGGAACTTTTCGCCCGGTCCATCCACAAGAATTCGACTAGACAGAACAAGCCGTTCGTGGTCGTCGACTGCGCCGCCATGCCCGAGAACCTGGCCGAAAGCCTGCTCTTCGGGCATGAACGGGGAGCCTTCACCAGCGCGGACGCCCCCACGGTTGGGTTAATCAAACAGGCTGACCAGGGGACCCTGTTCCTGGACGAGGTGGGCGAGTTGCCCATGTCCCTCCAAAAGGTCTTCCTCCGGGTGCTCGAAGGACGCAGTTTCCGGCTCGTGGGCGGGACAAGGGAGATCACCAGCGACTTCAGGCTGGTGGCGGCGACCAACAGGGACCTGGAGCGCATGGTCGAGAACGAGGAGTTCCGGCGCGATCTCTATTTCCGGCTGCGCGGTATGCACATCCGGCTTCCCGCGCTCCGGGACATAGCCGAAGACATAAACGAGATGACCTGCAAGTTCATCCAGCGTCACTGTGAAAAGCTCAATATGTCCACCAAGGGGTTCTCGCCGGACTTTCTGGACGAACTCATGCACTACGACTGGCCGGGAAACGTCCGGGAGCTGATCCACACCCTGGAACAGGCGTTGTCCAGGGCGGGCAACGACGCGGTGCTTTTCCCGCGCCACCTGCCCAAGGCCATCCGCGCCCGCATCGCCCGGCGCGCCATGGAGCCCGCCGCGCCGGACACGAAACCGACCCACCATCACGAGATAGCCCCGCCGGAAACCTTCCCGGACCTGCGCACCTATCGGGACCAGCAGATCGCCCAGAGCGAGGAGCGGTATCTCAAGAACCTCATGGAGATTACGGGCGGCGACATCCCCGCTTCCTGCGACATCTCCGGCCTGTCGCGGGCGCGGCTATACGCCCTGCTCAAGCTATACGGCGTTCCACGCAAGTAG
- a CDS encoding amidohydrolase, with protein sequence MTDDIARLAAGMADRLVARRRDLHRYPETAWTEFRTASLVAGALADAGYELRLGGEAVRRESMLGVPPAEELAAHMERAEAQWGDPALIGRMAGGLTGVVGELKCGEGPVVALRFDMDANDMDEARDDAHRPHREGFDSVNPGAMHACGHDGHVAIGLGVAEALAALRDRLNGTVRLIFQPGEEGVRGAGPMVDAGALDGVDYLLGGHIGFQARKTGQLVCGTDKFLATTKFDVTFTGVPAHAGAAPEQGRNALLAAACAALNMHAIPRHGQGGSRITVGVLNAGQARNVIPPNGLLKAESRGETTEINDYVFARAKDVAAGAAHMYGVDHAVAVVGRSASGGSDPELAARVRRIAEGMPFFEPSGIVDSVDLRGSEDFAVMLAEVRRQGGTGTYVMIGSDLASGHHSFHFDFDERSLAPGVELFVRCVFDCMTLPARVRA encoded by the coding sequence ATGACAGACGATATTGCGCGATTGGCGGCCGGAATGGCGGACAGGCTCGTTGCGAGACGGCGCGACCTGCACCGTTACCCGGAGACGGCCTGGACCGAGTTCCGAACCGCTTCCCTGGTGGCGGGCGCGCTTGCTGACGCCGGGTATGAACTGCGCCTCGGCGGGGAGGCCGTGCGCCGCGAGAGCATGTTGGGCGTGCCCCCGGCTGAGGAGCTAGCCGCCCACATGGAACGGGCCGAGGCCCAGTGGGGCGATCCCGCGCTGATCGGGCGCATGGCGGGCGGCCTGACCGGAGTGGTCGGGGAGCTTAAATGCGGCGAAGGGCCGGTCGTGGCCCTGCGGTTCGACATGGACGCCAACGACATGGACGAGGCCCGCGACGACGCGCATCGGCCGCACCGCGAGGGATTCGATTCGGTTAATCCGGGGGCGATGCACGCCTGCGGCCACGACGGGCACGTCGCCATCGGCCTGGGAGTTGCCGAGGCCCTGGCCGCGCTCAGGGACCGGCTGAACGGCACGGTCCGCTTGATCTTTCAGCCCGGCGAAGAGGGCGTGCGCGGGGCCGGTCCCATGGTGGACGCCGGGGCGCTCGACGGGGTGGACTACCTCCTTGGAGGCCATATCGGCTTCCAGGCGAGGAAGACCGGACAGCTTGTCTGCGGCACCGATAAATTTCTGGCCACCACCAAGTTCGACGTGACCTTCACCGGGGTTCCGGCCCATGCCGGAGCGGCTCCGGAGCAGGGGCGCAACGCCTTGCTTGCCGCCGCCTGCGCGGCCCTGAACATGCACGCCATCCCCCGTCATGGGCAAGGCGGCTCGCGGATCACCGTGGGCGTTCTCAACGCGGGCCAGGCGCGCAACGTCATCCCCCCGAACGGCCTGCTCAAGGCCGAGTCCCGGGGCGAGACCACCGAAATAAACGACTATGTCTTCGCCCGCGCAAAGGACGTGGCGGCCGGGGCCGCGCACATGTACGGCGTGGACCATGCCGTCGCCGTGGTCGGCCGGAGCGCGAGCGGGGGAAGCGACCCCGAGCTGGCGGCCCGGGTCAGGCGGATCGCCGAAGGGATGCCATTTTTCGAGCCTTCGGGAATAGTCGACTCCGTGGACCTGCGCGGCAGCGAGGACTTCGCCGTCATGCTGGCCGAGGTCCGACGGCAGGGCGGCACGGGCACCTATGTCATGATTGGCAGCGATCTCGCATCCGGGCACCACAGTTTCCATTTCGATTTCGACGAACGCAGTCTGGCTCCCGGCGTGGAGTTGTTCGTTCGCTGCGTTTTCGACTGCATGACCCTGCCCGCGCGGGTCCGGGCCTGA
- a CDS encoding polyphosphate polymerase domain-containing protein encodes MAGNTDGTLSYRYERKYVVPFHMLPNLGAILRRSRFGFREIYAERNVLNVYFDTPMFRFYHENVQGVADRKKVRIRWYADGPLSGKCRLEIKRKSGLVGAKNVYPLTLENGDVMGFRFLEELPLPDDVRFELSELRPTLFNKYKRRYFLSADGRFRMTIDHSLHYSHPSVLSRGACMGSPDRMAVLELKYAHEADCDAAYVTSDIPLQLSRKSKYVTGISTVYNC; translated from the coding sequence GTGGCGGGCAACACCGACGGAACCCTTTCGTATCGCTACGAGCGGAAGTACGTCGTTCCCTTTCACATGCTGCCCAATCTTGGGGCCATCCTCCGCAGGAGCCGGTTCGGCTTTCGCGAGATTTACGCCGAACGGAATGTGCTCAACGTCTATTTCGATACTCCCATGTTCCGGTTTTATCACGAAAACGTGCAGGGGGTTGCGGATCGGAAGAAAGTCCGCATCCGTTGGTATGCCGACGGTCCCCTGTCCGGGAAATGCCGCTTGGAGATCAAGCGCAAAAGTGGACTGGTGGGCGCCAAAAACGTGTACCCGCTCACGCTGGAGAATGGCGATGTGATGGGGTTCCGCTTTCTGGAAGAGCTGCCCCTGCCCGATGATGTGCGGTTCGAATTGAGCGAGCTGCGCCCCACCTTGTTCAACAAGTACAAGAGGCGGTATTTCCTGTCGGCGGACGGCCGGTTCCGCATGACCATCGATCACAGCCTTCACTACAGCCATCCCAGCGTGTTGAGCCGGGGCGCCTGCATGGGAAGCCCGGACAGAATGGCCGTGCTGGAACTCAAATACGCCCATGAGGCCGATTGCGACGCCGCCTATGTGACGTCCGACATCCCATTGCAGTTGTCCAGGAAATCCAAGTATGTGACCGGCATAAGCACGGTCTACAACTGCTGA
- a CDS encoding DUF4956 domain-containing protein gives MKDSPWFNSTKSRIAGCLLAAVSTAAATVIDSAVEHAELSRLTRELPVAAGIGLALGVLYYLAMRYVLPRLERQQGDELWAGLTWFNLGTLSLWLPLFPLPSTYVNFGIGFVFSGGCARLVGAVYTVFGASLSNRKRFANTFVMLALTIMLVISVVKASLALSLGLVGALSIIRFRTAIKEPEELAFLFFTVAIGLGFGAGRFGITLTAFWAISVGFIMFRRIQSAKHMENAYLVTVYGPEKDLLSSMSRFLDERKLPYEFTRLETTDDSSHVSFLVEIDSAGALEALNRHFRQEYPGTNMTMIQARSLV, from the coding sequence CGGTCATTGATTCGGCCGTCGAGCACGCTGAACTCTCCCGGCTGACCAGGGAACTGCCCGTTGCGGCGGGTATCGGCCTCGCTCTCGGCGTCCTGTATTATCTGGCCATGCGCTATGTGCTGCCGAGGCTGGAGCGACAGCAGGGCGACGAGTTGTGGGCCGGTTTGACCTGGTTCAACCTCGGCACCCTGAGCCTGTGGCTGCCTCTCTTTCCCCTGCCTTCCACGTATGTGAATTTCGGCATCGGGTTCGTCTTCAGCGGCGGCTGCGCCCGGCTGGTAGGGGCGGTGTACACCGTTTTCGGAGCCTCCCTGTCCAACCGCAAGCGGTTCGCCAACACCTTTGTCATGCTGGCCCTGACCATTATGCTGGTCATCTCGGTGGTCAAGGCGTCCCTGGCCCTGTCCCTGGGCCTGGTCGGCGCTCTGTCCATCATCCGTTTCAGGACGGCCATCAAGGAACCGGAGGAGCTGGCCTTTCTGTTCTTCACCGTGGCCATTGGCCTTGGGTTCGGCGCGGGAAGGTTCGGCATTACGTTGACGGCCTTCTGGGCCATCAGCGTGGGTTTCATCATGTTCCGCCGCATCCAGTCGGCCAAGCATATGGAGAACGCCTACCTCGTGACCGTGTACGGCCCGGAAAAGGACCTTCTGTCCTCCATGAGCCGGTTCCTGGATGAACGGAAGCTCCCGTATGAGTTCACCCGCCTGGAGACCACCGACGATTCCAGCCATGTCAGTTTCCTCGTGGAGATCGACAGCGCAGGAGCCCTGGAGGCGCTGAACAGGCACTTCAGGCAGGAGTATCCCGGGACCAACATGACCATGATTCAGGCCAGGAGTCTCGTATAG